In Williamsoniiplasma luminosum, the genomic stretch TTCATAAACGTGAAGCAATAATTCTAAATCCATTAGCATCATCATTTATAAATTCATTTCAAACATTGATGAATTCAGGACTTTGAGTAACTTTTGTTACATAGGTTTGTGATTCACCCTCTTTTGCATACAATTTAAGATTAAATGCTGATTTAAGTGTACTATCTCCAGGTTGTCCTGTTCAAAAATAAGAAAAGTCATTATTATTAAAATCAATTGTAGGCATTGATTTAAAATCTTTAACATCAACGTTTTGAAAAGCTGCGTCTTTCCCGATTTCTGTACTTGCTTGGTAATTAAATTTTTCAACTTTACCAACAACATTATCATATGAAGCTTGCATGTTTCGAGTTGATGAAATCGACACCCCTAAAATTAAAGTTGAAAGGAAAGTCAAAATCAAAATAATAATAAATTGGGCTTTAAATTTAAAAACACCTTTAAATCCTTGTTTTAACAATAAGAAAATGAATGGTTTACTTTTCATATGATGATTTCCTTTCTTTTTTTTAATCTTCTCTAACGATTGAACTAATAATTCAATGTGGTGTGTTGGTTGTTCAATTATGTTGAATTGAAGCTTGGCTTTCTCAAGCATCCTTGATTAAGGTAACTTTATATTTGGTTATTTTACCATTGTCTGGATTTTTATATTTTAGATAATATTCAATCAATCCTTTTAAGGTTGGTGAATCCATGCCTTCATAATCAATTAATTGTGTGGTTCATAATTCTTTTTTAAAGTAGGGAGCAATATTTTTTTCCACATATTGAACAAGTGAAGTGTTAGCAATTCATCCAGATAAATATGTGATTGCTGACACCGTTTTAGTAATTGATTTTTTATTACCATTTTTAATGATTTGGTTTTCAGTTGAGTTATGTCCATAGAATTTTTGAAGACCATCTAATATTGATCCTTCTCGGAAATTAAGCATACCTTTACCCTCAATTTTTTGGACACCTAAAATTCAAGTCGGAATTGATGCACCATCTATTGTTTTGCCTTGGTATTTGATTGGTTCGGCGTTGATTGGTTTAAGTGTAACTGTTACTTCTTTTGAAACGTCTCCAACTCCATAAGCCAATCCAATCATGGCCCCTGAAATAATGTCTCAATCATGGGTGTTAAGATTGTCTATAATAAATTTATTTTTTGTTACATCAGTCTTAAATCCATCAAATTTAACTTTGGTTGTTAAAGAATCTAGAAGTGTATTAACAGTTCCCAAACTTAGTAAATAAGTTTGACTTTCTAGCATTCTTCTATTTCGAACAACTTCAAATTCGCTAGCGACAGCATCAATAAGATCTGTTAATGTCTTTTCTTTTAATCCATACAAGAAATTAGCATCATCAAAAATGTTTAAACCTAGTTTTTTTAAAATAACATCAATTGGAGTTGACAATATTTTTTTAATATTAAGTCCTTTAGGTATGGTAATACCAGCTATTCCTTCAATGATTGGGGCAATTTGGTCAATTAAGTTACCATCAAATAATTGCTTGAAAATATTGCCAAATTTTTGTTTAGCAAGTTCTTCTTTTGAATCTTCATCAACTTCATTTTTAAAATTTTCAATAAGTGTTTCGGCTTTTTTTTGTTTGTCCGGATCATCTTTAAATACTAAATTTAAGACTAATGCTATCGGTTTGCCTATACCAAATGGTATATCGATAAATAATTTATCAATCAATTCTTTTATAGAACCAGTAGATGTATATGTATTTACTTTGTCGTAAAAACCAAAATTAGATCCCAGCATCATAGGAATTGAATATAATGTATTATCTCAATCTAATATACCTTTTAATATCGGTCATGCCCAAGAGTAATTTCCCAATAAACTTTTTACAAGCTCAGTTAATAATGGATTTGCAATTAAATCCCAAAATGGAGTTTTAGCACTTCCAATTTTCTTTTTATATTTATCTAATGTATTGCCAAATAAAGTTGAAAATAGAACTCTTTCCATCGCAAAACCTTTAGAGTCTTCTTTATCATAAGAAAGTAAATTTTGTAAAAGTCCAACTACCTGTTGGAAATTTATAACTTGAGCATAAGTATTTCCTGTTTTAGTTCATCGTACATATCCACTTGATGCCTTTATTTGATTAGAACCGTTATTAATAACATCACTGGGATTTATATACAATCCTTCTTTTCAAATATTAGCTGCAACTTTTCCATTTGTTTGATCTATATCTATAGAAAATAAGTGATTGTGATCTATTATTTTATCAATTGGTAATTTATCTGCTAATTTTTGAAATTCTTGAACATATACTAATAAAGTTCTTAAATATCTAATAATTTTTGTAATTCCATCAATTGTCATTCAATTAAATGCCACATTAATTTTATCTTCAGTTCCAAATATGGCTTCAGCACCCTTATTCGCAACGTATGTCATTCAATTGTCATACTCTGTTTTTGCTTTTTCTTGGTCAGGACCAAATGTTTTTGTTCCGCTAAATAAAATTTCAGCTAAGCCTTGTCAAAATTGTTTTGTTCTAATTACAAAAACTTCTCCGAATTTTAATGTTTCAGGATTTGTTAAATCATCTTCACTCATAGCATCTTTAAGTTGTTGAAACAATGTTTTACCAGTTAAACCACCTTTTATAATTGGATCTAGTTTTTCTAAAATACTTGAACCAACTGTTTCATCACCCATCATGCCTTTAATAGGTCCTGAAACTAAACTTGTTGACAACAACGATTCAATTAATGGAGCATTAGCACCACCATCAAAATCAATTGATAACAACATCGATAAAACTCCAGTGATCAATCCAAAAGTGTCAGCAAATGAACTTTTACCAGTGATCCCTTTATTAACATCAATTTTTTCACCATCTTTTTCAAGGTTTAATCCAACATCTGGATCTACATGATTATTAAAACTTCCTCAATTGGCAACTGTGTATGGATTTTTAGCAACATTCACCTCATTAAACATTGTTGATAATAATTGTGAAACTTTAATATCTTTAAGATTTCCCAAATCACCATCAACAACATCCCCAAGTTTTTGACCATTCATATAACTACCAGCATAAGATAAAGCAATTCCTGCCCCATTACCATCTCTGGCATCTTTTTTTTGACCCACAATTGCCCCACGAGCAACTGTTGAAGAAATATTAATATAGTTTCTAACTTTAGCTTCAATCGAAGCTAAAGTTTTATTTGCAAAAGAAAAACCAACAACAGTTACAGAAGCTGCCATAATCGAAGTTGTACCAAGAAGTATTAGTAGTTTTTTAAGCATCTGTGATTCCTCCTAGTTTAGCCAAAAGTTAATAAAAAAGTCAATTGAATTTAAATCTCATGTTATGTTTAAAAGATAACAATGATTATGATTGATTTTCTCAATCTTATTAATTATATTTCATTTTTTCGTAAAGTTCTCATAGTTTTGTTTCGTATTTTGAACTTTGTTTTGGTTTGTAATATTTAACGTTTTTAATCTCATTTGGTAAGTACTGTTGTTCGACCCAATCATTGTGATAATTA encodes the following:
- a CDS encoding MOLPALP family lipoprotein; its protein translation is MLKKLLILLGTTSIMAASVTVVGFSFANKTLASIEAKVRNYINISSTVARGAIVGQKKDARDGNGAGIALSYAGSYMNGQKLGDVVDGDLGNLKDIKVSQLLSTMFNEVNVAKNPYTVANWGSFNNHVDPDVGLNLEKDGEKIDVNKGITGKSSFADTFGLITGVLSMLLSIDFDGGANAPLIESLLSTSLVSGPIKGMMGDETVGSSILEKLDPIIKGGLTGKTLFQQLKDAMSEDDLTNPETLKFGEVFVIRTKQFWQGLAEILFSGTKTFGPDQEKAKTEYDNWMTYVANKGAEAIFGTEDKINVAFNWMTIDGITKIIRYLRTLLVYVQEFQKLADKLPIDKIIDHNHLFSIDIDQTNGKVAANIWKEGLYINPSDVINNGSNQIKASSGYVRWTKTGNTYAQVINFQQVVGLLQNLLSYDKEDSKGFAMERVLFSTLFGNTLDKYKKKIGSAKTPFWDLIANPLLTELVKSLLGNYSWAWPILKGILDWDNTLYSIPMMLGSNFGFYDKVNTYTSTGSIKELIDKLFIDIPFGIGKPIALVLNLVFKDDPDKQKKAETLIENFKNEVDEDSKEELAKQKFGNIFKQLFDGNLIDQIAPIIEGIAGITIPKGLNIKKILSTPIDVILKKLGLNIFDDANFLYGLKEKTLTDLIDAVASEFEVVRNRRMLESQTYLLSLGTVNTLLDSLTTKVKFDGFKTDVTKNKFIIDNLNTHDWDIISGAMIGLAYGVGDVSKEVTVTLKPINAEPIKYQGKTIDGASIPTWILGVQKIEGKGMLNFREGSILDGLQKFYGHNSTENQIIKNGNKKSITKTVSAITYLSGWIANTSLVQYVEKNIAPYFKKELWTTQLIDYEGMDSPTLKGLIEYYLKYKNPDNGKITKYKVTLIKDAWESQASIQHNWTTNTPHWIISSIVRED